The sequence tttgtgaaacagcCCCTAGAGGCCGGAGAATATACAACAGACCGTAGACTCTGGAGTCTAAAGTCCTGTCAAACtttcttttatcagtttttcCCTCCAATGAAAACTGTGTGAAATTGATTGGTAAATAAATGACTTCGTTTGTTTCAATGCAAAGCTCCGTTGTCTTCTGTCTTATTGCAGCAGGTTTGAGTGGCAGTCGTGCTGCTAAACTGCCAGGGATGCAACTATGACAGGTATGGTGAATGAAtgtgattggatgaagaatgacacaaagaGCCCTGATTGGTCACAGGGTCAGAGAGACTAGCATGAAGGTGTATGGAAACCAAAAAGGTAACAGATCAACTCACCTGGCGGCACACTTCGCCACCCAGACAGACGTACTCAGGCCGACACTCAAATTACCCCAAccacaaataaaactaaaaatccaaaaagtcagacacattttatgagaacagatgtgataattatgactttattattgCATAATTTATTTACTGCATGTACACTTCAGCCTTGAAGTTTCGGCGTTGCTGCGCTCTAGCGCCCCCTACTGACAAGCCACCACCATTCATTAGAAAAGTGACATACAGGAAAAAACCTGCAAAATCCATATTTTAAGTAAGCATGAGCATtgacataattttttaaacaattagacaaaaaagaacacaagatattttaaataaaaatggttttattCAGCCCAATtatattggaaaaaaacaaaaaaaaaaaaaacagttcagtaGTAAAACCATCTTCCACCTAAAAGACCAATTAAAACAAATCCCTGATtttgaaggacaaaaaaaaaaaaaaaaaaaaaaaaaaaaaaaaattacttggaTGTTTTCTAAAAGCAGAACCATCTCATCAAATCCCCGTTCTGCTGCACCTTTTGTCAGAACCGGTCCAGACTCTTCACATCAGTGCAGGTTTGTTCTAAAGTCTATGGTTAGGTACGTTTTgatcagagaaaagaaaaccagCAGCTCAGATCTGGAGCGTGGCGCTCAGCCTGCATCCTCGATGCGTCGTTTACTTGGATTTAGCGAAGCCCACCCGGTTGTTTTGGCGGTCGAACACGGTGTAGTACTGACCGATGAACACGTCTCCCAGGATCCACAGCGGCCCGGCGGGGGGAGGGATGTCCAGACCCATGAATCCGCTCAGACACATGGTCTTCCCAGCCTGAGTAACCTGCAGGGCCGAGAGGACGGAGTCAAAAACTTTGGTTTGGGTTTACTTCCAGAACATCTCAGCCGGCTCTCCATCGCCCCCTGTTGGACGGTCTTAGGTACACTCACCTTGAGGATGTACTGCTCTCCGGTCAGACTGTAGGTCAGTCCGCCAACGTTGAAGGTGATGACTGGCAGAGTTGGGACCTTTTCACAGGGAACCATGTACTGAAACACATCAAAACGTCATTAaagcaaaatgctaaaaggcAGTAAAgggaatttattttcttttactgtaTCAGATAACACATTTTTATGATCTGAAAATGTTTATTCCGTGAGAATCAGTCACTTAGTCAAGATGTTAAAGAGATTTAAATGGTTCTGAAGTCTCAGGCTTACAttttgctacaaaaaaaaaaaaaaaaaaattaaatattttttaatgcatCTTAAGGATGGGAAAAAATatgccttgcaaatgtatttatacctCTTGAACCTTTACATatttagtagttttttttttctaagccaGTACAAAAACTAATACTGTACAATATTATCTAAATAATTTACTAaagaataaaagagaaaatgttaatttgaaaAGGAATTGGATGAAGACCAACATTTACTTCCACGCCTATTCCATAATACATTATATGGTTGCTGCCGTTTACAGTTTAGCAACTAATTTTCAACATAGTTACAGTATAATAAGCAATATGAGTGCATTATACACCAATAGGTAGATAACCTTGTTAGTAAAAGACACCTTTAGAAATTTTACATGCGTCGAATATCTGGTTTCCAACTTAGTTTGTCGTCATTCTCAAGAATTACATTTCTGATACAGCATCTATACAAAATGtctatatttattaataaacctAAATATTCCTTGGACATATGTAATTAATATAGAAATTAAACAATTCTGGACCAAATACAAATCCCTGTAGGACCCCACCAGCAAAACCCAAACACCCCCCATTTAAACTTATACATAATGTTTACGGCAGAGAATGTCAAGAACGGTGCATCATTGGTCTGTCTAAtgaaatcctgataaaatacaCAGAAGTTTGTAACGTGACAAACTGTGGGGAGGTTTAAGCAATGAATGCTTCTGAGGGATACAGCAGATTAAGCGTTCTCCTCAGACACCCAGAACACTTcataaagtttaataaaagacaCTAAAAACTGAAGGAACTGTCTCACAGAGGAATATTTTCTCCAGATTTGCTCCATCAGTCGTTACCTAACACTACAGACCTTTATTTTATGTGCTCTGTCAGAAACATGCCCCCCCCCCGTCAGGTCCCCCCCCCTCACCTCTCCCTGGATGAGTGGAAGAGCGCCGATGGCTTTCTGCAGAGATTTGACCTCGGCTGCAGGGCCGGTGATCAGAGACGTCCCCGTGTCCACGATGGCCTCACAGCCGCCTTTACACAGATTCAGCTGGCTGCCGATGCTCATCCTGGAAACCATGACAGCATGACGACAAGTGAAGGCAGGTAAATGAGGACAAAACAGCTGCCAGGGTTCAATTCCCAACTCTGGGGCCTTTACTGCACGTCGATAAAAAGTCAATTGAAATCTCATGTTAAAGACTAGTATTAAACTCAGACACATTGTCTAACTATAAATGCTTATTTAGAAGCTCTGATCCCTTTTCAGCTCAGAATAGGTAAATAAGGGCCAATCTTTGGTCATAATAAAGCAGTTTCATAAGAATTGACGTTCTGTGCTGTGTCCTTTGGATTCTCACCCGTCCATGTGGATCTGCCAGTAGGCCTGTCGGGAAATGTTGACGTAGTGGAAGTCTCCGGTGTAGTACTTTGGGTCGgttcctcccagcagcagctcacCTCCTGGCTCGGTGTCCGGGttcctgatttaaaaaacaaaaaaaaacaaaaaaaattaaataattaactgaaaaaaccTTTTTACATGAAGTTCTGTCAGACGGTCCGTTTTATACATCATTATGAACACCGATTGTGACACTTTAGTACAGAGCAGCGCAAAACTTCATGCAACTTGTAAAAGATGCATCGATTTTATATTCAATAAGATCAACATTGTGCACAATAAGTCGGTTATCAGTCTTTAAATGGAGAGAACATCTACGTTTGAACAGATTCTGCTACCCACCCCTCCCTGGccgaccagcagcagcagcttagGAGTTCATATCAAGCTGATCAGACATGCATGGTTTAAAAAAGGCACCGCTTGGTTGCAGCCGACTCATCAATAACGCTGCAGAGGTCCTGACTGGTTTACAGATGCAGAAGCTGCAGACTTTAACCGAACTGGACAATCTGATGCGCAAACTTGATTTGTGTTAAGCCACTAGAGGGCGCTGGTAAACCTCCAGTGGTACTTCTACAGTTTGTTACAGTAATGGATTCAAATCatgggggggaagggggggcttcaaaaaaatgaaacttaCTTAGGAAAGCATGTGGGATTCATCTACTGGATCTTcagaggacattttaaaattggTTTGTTGCTTTGCTATACTTCAGGTTTTGAAAATATGTTTCCCTCACATCTATGTATCAGAATAAATGTTATAAATACCATTACTGTAATCATCAATATGTTAGCGGTGGGAATAACCGCAGCTTCACTTTTAAATTAACTGCATCTTCCTTTTTGGCCAAGGGAGACCCTcagatcccccagaatgagacGGAGCGTCACCAGATAGACGGACGTCTGAGCTGCTGTGGGAGACCTGCTGCCCCGTGTGCTTTATCCCAGATCAGTGGAGGACAATAGTTGGATTAATAGCTGGGCAAAACCATGGCGTAGTTATTAGAGATATGACCAGTGCCTGCCAAAATAGATCCTTCCTATTGGGGTCTGAGAAAACACCGTAAACAATGGTCTAATGGGGAAAAGATGCAACGACTATCAAACCAAAGTATTCAGTTTTATAACGTACGCCTCCAACATGCTGGATGAGATGAATTGCTGCTTGCTGACACGTCTTAATGAGTCAACACAGCTCTAAAAGACATCTGATAGCAGCCAACTGCTGTATAAACTGTTTATtactgaaacatttaatttccttcCAGCATGGAAATCCTGCAGCTCTTTCATTACCAAGACACGTCTGGGTTTGAGATAACCAGATCCTCCCCAGAATAAATGAAAAGCTTGGCAGCAGATCAGACGCACCGAAGCAGAAATCCATCTGCAGCCCTtggttacaaaataaaaaacaattaaaacaatatGCAGCCTCCGACAGACTCCGATTTAAACATCTGGATGGAAGACTAACACCAATTTGTTCCCATCCTCCTTCATTCCCACCCCTGACACCTTCTGGCTTCTTCTCTAGAAGGACATGCGTTTACCCTCATTAGGGGAGAGAAGCCTCTGATTGAAGgacattttctccattttaatgTGTGCAAATCTACGTTTGGGCTTGAATGAATGCCTGAATGTGTGAGAAACCACATCAGCATGCGTGTCTGTGACCTGAATTAAGCTGTGAGTATGTAacgataaataaaaaaagtaacccGAAAAGAAAAGTCAGCAGGAGGAGGATCATAAACTGATTTATAACTTCTAAAGCTTTTATAGTTGAACTAAAGCAATTCTCTGCATTTATGTTTGAGCATAACATTCATACTGGACTTGGTGTGGATGTGCAGATTAATCcagtaattgttttattttttttctacattttctctGCAAAGAATTTGGCAAATTCACTGTAGGCGCTGGTTGAGTGGAGCTCTGGTGGAACAGTAACAGGAGGGTTTGAGAGTTTTTCCACTGTGGTGAATAAAGCGGAGCTATGttcgtgttttttttgtgatttctgCAAAGAACGTGTCGAGTTCAACGCTGTCCAGCCCTACGACAAAAATCTTCTGTCACATCTCACTAAGGGACATTTCTCCACATTATAGACCAGACCCAACATAAATGGCTACACACAATTTAAACAAGCTCCAGCCTGAGCCTCCAGAACGGACAAAGACTCCTGGGTAGGCgtggaaatgttttcagagaGAGCTGAGTGAAAGTCTGGTTTGCCGAGAcccgaaaaaaacaaaaacaaagcagctttTTTGCTCCATGGACGCAGGTTAATGTGCATATTCTCTAAATGTTACGTTTTAGGTAGTTTTTGGACCCTTTTTTCAAGCTTAATTGGCATTTCACATGATCAGAACGTTAAACTGCATCCATCGTATGTGTAAAAGTGCTTTGTTCAGGGAAACTGTTAATAAACATCATGTTTGCAAAACAGCGACTGATTGGTTTGACACAGAGAACCTGTAACTTTACCTTTATAGTCTAAATCAGACTACTGTGTGCCAGGGCCAACAGGTGATGCTTCATCCATCTCACCTGTTCAGGTAGAAGGAGAAGACGTTCTGCTCCACCTTCTTCTGGCTCATGATGTTGTCAAACACAGGAGCCACGCCGTCCACGGAGATCCGGGGGTACGCCATGCCGAGGATCCCGTCGAACTTGGCGGCGATGAAGGCCACGCCGGGCTGCTTGATGGCTTCACCGAACAGCTGCTTCTCCACGGAGATGTCGCCGATCTGCGCGGCCGTAAGGAGCCGGGTGAGATGAGTTCACGCAGTGACGACAGTTTGCTGCTGCAGAGACTCACCGTGCACGTATCCTGACTGAGGTATCCTGACAGACTGCCAGAGCCATACTGGATGGCGAACGACGTCCCGTTCTTCACGTATGTGCTGGACTTAGCCGAGTTATATTTGTGGTGAAGCACTAAAAGAAAcaaccagaaaataaaaataaaaaggtcaaaCTACCTTTTGGTTCTGGACGGTTTATTACAGTCGAGTGTTTCAGGGCTGCAAAATGTAAAGAATTGTTGACTCAGATTCCTGcgtcatttaaaaatataaacattgctGCGGTCTCAAAGTTTCACCATCAGCGGTAGTTTAAAATCACATAAGTTCACTAAAGCTGCATAGCGTCAGTTTCTTGGTGAGCAAAGAGCTCCTCAGTCACACGGCCCTACAGCTCCATGCTCCGATAAAGAAACGTTACACTTTCTTTGGGTACAAAGTTAACTTTTAGATTGATTTTAGTTGAGAATGTGGCtgtaaagctgaaatatttgctttgtttATCCAGACATGGCTTAGTTGTGAAATGTCCGCTTCTCAGCCTCCATGTCGTCAATCTACCGCTACAATTCAGTCAGATATCTAAAAAttattggttttatttcagcatttcATTCATCACTAAGATTAATGGTTGAGATTAAAGTGAAGCTACATGACAggatagttttatttaactttaatgtctGACTAGAGCTCTGGagtttatttagaaatgaaTAAGTCGCTCATTTTTATTACTGATGCTGGAAATATTGCCTAATTAAAGAGAACAAGCTTGTCTGCAAACATGTTattatgcttgtttttttaaaattcaattttatttatatagcgccaaatcatgaaacatgtcatctcaaggcactttacaaaatcaagttcaaccagattatacagactggtcaaaaatgtccatataagggaaccagttgattgcatcaagtctctccaagcagcattcactcctcctgaaagagcgtagagccacagtggacagtcgtctgcattgttgatggctttgtagcaatccctcatactgagcatgcatgaagcgacagtggagaggaaaacccccctttaacagggaggagaacctccagcagaaccagaaccaggctcagtatgaacggtcatctgcctccaccgactggggttacagaaacTCTCTTAGACGTTAAAAGCTTGAAGGTCAAAAGAttctttcaaaaaataaataaataaataaaaaataaccttaCTTGacagaaattttaaattaagtcaattaagtttaaaaattaatattttgtggaGGATCATTTATAAAGCTAACAAAGAAGAGTGACAACAAGAGGCAATAAAGAGGCGTTTAAAGGTGTGAAGACAGGAACAGGTGagtcagaatatttttttacaagcatggagatcatgcaaaaataaataaatcaatagattagtggaaaataaaaacaatgtttagttGCAGAGGAGACTCACAGCAGGCGATGTCCAGCAGGGAGCAGTGAACGGAGGGAACCCACAGGTTGGACGAGCCGGTGTCAAACACCACGGTGAAGAGCTGAGGAGGACTTCCCAGACCGATCTCTCCGTAGTACTGAGCCTGGCCACAGGGAATAAAGTCCGCTTTAGACCATAAAGCTGATTTAAGGACCACCTGAGCAGTTTGTCCCGCTGTCACAGCAGTGCTATGAGGAGGCAGGTTATAATACAAACGCTGCTGCGGAACAGAAACCGTTACTTCACACATTCATGACCTCAGGTTTCCGTCTCATATGACAGAACACGACTCGGCTCGTTGCTAAACGCAGTCTCAGCTTCTGCCGAGTCATTCTGGCCTCAGCGCTTCTCGAaagtaaaaaaggagaaatcGACTTAGATTCATTACAAGGTTGATTTTCACTTCTCTTTAAATTCTCCGAGAGTTTAACTGTGAAACTGAAGGTTTTCTCACTCCTATTGTCCTTAATAAAAGGATAATTAACGCTGCAGCGCTTCCAGCCAGATGCAGTTTATACCTTTAGACCTCAGAAGTCAGTTAAATAACagcttaaaaaacattttaactattgCAGTAAATGTTCAAGCCAATAGGTTTATTCTGAATAtgtttatgtaatattttacaTTGGCTTCTTTACTACTTAATagtaataaagttaataaaaaaaagaaacatttcagttataaattaaaagttaaactttaaatggttaaacaaaaaaaacataccattCCTGTTTTATTAAGAAAGAATATTAACCTTACTTAATTCTAGTTCATTAGAGTTGATAAACATCCAAATAGGTATATTCTATATAATTAAAGTTAACTTCATAATTGTATCATTGCTGccacattaaaagaaataagcTCGATTTTCTAAATGGAAAACTTttagaaatatacattttaagattaaaaCTACATGATTGTTTAAGTATTTGAGGATTCTGTAGATAAGTGTATaaattgaaatgaataaatctgAGGACTACTGTGGTGTAAGTATTTCTGAGTTCTCAACTCCACATTTAAATTAATGATAAATTATTCCTCTTAATCACTTGATTTGTTTGGCTAACAGTTTCCTATAAACTGAATTTATTATCAGGATCTAGAGGTTCTGATGTCATGAAACCAGAAGGTGAAAATCTAATTTGCTCTCCAATCCCAGAGTAAACCGGTCAGCTGGCAGAGATCACACGCCTTCACAGTTTCAACACTTTATCGGCCttttggagaaaaataaataagtgagCCAACGCTGCAGCACAACAGAACCTTTGTTCGGTTCTGCCTCGGCTCGCCGCGTCGCGTTAAAGAGTCGCTCGGGTCACAGAGAGGTGCTTACATCCAGGTAGTTCTTCAGAGTCTCTGGAGTGGGACCGTTACTGGCGGGGAAGCCCAAGTTGTACTTCAAGGAGTGTTGGCCGGCCAGGAGCTCCTCCGCACTCCTTCCCGAGTCGGTGAGCTCGCGGCGGATCGAACGGAATTTCTTTAAGGGAATTCTGAGGAgaagggaacaaaaaaaaaaaaataaatatccgaTAAACACACGTCACCAACGCCCAGCACCAATGAttttgaatagttttttttgtttttttaaatgacttaaaaaaaataaaaaataaaactgtatccCAGCAGCAGATTCAGTCCATTCAGCTCAGGTTTAGTTACAGTTTGACCATGAAAAGGTTTTACTcccatttccagaaagaaaaagCTGTACATGAACTACAGCTGCATTTATGGGCAATAAAACTGCTCTGATTTAAACTAGGGCAGAACGGATTtggaaaataatcaaattgagatgtttttttcttaatactgcgatttaatgcgattttttttccagtttaatttatcatgtctttttaaatatatacaaacaacaaatcaatttgtttcctcgctgtgcaaattagttgctaaaagactcacagcatctaaactcggtgcagaaatgattgcgttctgcctacaatatatttcaaccaaaattgcaattttgacttgtctctgcattaaccacaagcaacaaaaatggcgtctaaataaagacgtttgtaaacaaggactatttaaaacaagaatttttagtgtttctattaatcagaatattgttcaagagaacagcttttaattgatttggacatcaatccttgttgaacataaagtgcaaccaacaagcaagtctatgtattaaacggattgacctgtacttaatgctatgtatgattatataaactctaaaacaagtaaaacaattagattatctcactgctgcaactgtcttcccttccatgtggaggcaaacccactttaaacattttaccgacacctaaaggacgtgtctaattccctaattgttacatagccaaaaattgcagacctctgcgatttggaaattgcgtttttttttaaatcgcgattatattgaaaatgcgattaattgtgcagccctaatttaaaacagatttactgtaaagtcacatttttaatCGCCGTGTTGCAGCTTCAGAGTCTGTCAGCCAGTTGCTACAAACAAAACTAGAGCTGCACCATCCTCAGAGATCAAAACTGGCCTTTTCTGTAGATCGGCGCCGAAAAATGGCTCCAAACGTCACAATAATTTTGGTTTACAGCCTACAACAAagtggttatttttttgtacagcaacaatcagacattTTGTTCATTGTGATGCATTTAATTGTgtgtttgtaggtgttgtctatttgtatcaAAACAAGTTTTGATATGGAGAAACGGAGGTCAACTTGTAGCGCTGGTTTTGTCACGGCTGAATTATAAACGGCTACTGAAACAGACGTTATGATGGCAGGAACTAGcgagttgttgttgctgtttggACCACCAGCTCACCCTTTTTAAGATCACTAACATTTCTCTTGTTTTTGAGCATAAAAGTTGTTACATTTGCCTGAAGACGTTGGAGAGAAGGGCTTCACCAGAAGACACGCAAACATGGTGGAGAGTACAGAAAGACACTCACAACACGATAAACTGACAGAATAGACGTGAGTTTCAGGTGGAGCCTGACAGCTTTTTGTCCTAATAATACACGAGAGCCAGTTCCAACACGACAAACTGTCAGCGGAAACGCTTCCTTCAGTCAGCAAGTTGATCAGGAGATGCTTAGAAAAATAGTTTTGGGATTAGTCATGTTTTAAGccagctgctgtaaaaaaataaatgaagtttCAAATGCAATGTTACAACATAGCATGGAAACCCTTTAAAACAGGAATGAGCAAAGCCTAGTGTAGAAACAGAACCGCATACACATTGGTTCTGCGTGGGAATAGCTTGGGTCATGCAGAACGTCAGTGCACTgctaaaaagggaactaaaggtaaaagatcttgaaatgagtgcatttgtccttgatttgagcagttaactatgattatctgccaatggagtgagtattttgacccctaatataagataattaagATATactgcacatgaaataagattttagcgcaagaatcttattccattggcagataatcttattcatCTGctcaaatgcactcattttaacaagattttccttttagttcccttttttgcagtgtggttacTGGTTTGTTACCATCACAGAGTCAGTTGCTGTTATAGCTGAAGAATTAGGCAACTTGctgctcataaaaaaaaaacaactgctttTTATTGGCTACTGCAGATTTGAGACTTCCTGTTAATACGATAAATATATACTGAGAACTGCATTATCTATGTTTTGAATCAGTCCCATTAGTGACTCAGCAGAAGTTTATTGTTGAAATGTTCATATGACGGGAATAGGCTCACTTTATCTGAAGGAGTAAAACTCTTTCCTCCCCAAAAATGTCTTAGTTCGCGTTTTAACTTGATGTAGATAAACACCACAGATTAAGgaattttaaacatcttttatcttaatttcagaattttattatgctgcagtttttttatgtgactttttttggggggggggggggtgttattCTCACTAATTACAGATTCTTAATT comes from Fundulus heteroclitus isolate FHET01 chromosome 4, MU-UCD_Fhet_4.1, whole genome shotgun sequence and encodes:
- the ctsd gene encoding cathepsin D, with amino-acid sequence MRSLAVLVLAALAFTNDALVRIPLKKFRSIRRELTDSGRSAEELLAGQHSLKYNLGFPASNGPTPETLKNYLDAQYYGEIGLGSPPQLFTVVFDTGSSNLWVPSVHCSLLDIACLLHHKYNSAKSSTYVKNGTSFAIQYGSGSLSGYLSQDTCTIGDISVEKQLFGEAIKQPGVAFIAAKFDGILGMAYPRISVDGVAPVFDNIMSQKKVEQNVFSFYLNRNPDTEPGGELLLGGTDPKYYTGDFHYVNISRQAYWQIHMDGMSIGSQLNLCKGGCEAIVDTGTSLITGPAAEVKSLQKAIGALPLIQGEYMVPCEKVPTLPVITFNVGGLTYSLTGEQYILKVTQAGKTMCLSGFMGLDIPPPAGPLWILGDVFIGQYYTVFDRQNNRVGFAKSK